In Larimichthys crocea isolate SSNF chromosome VII, L_crocea_2.0, whole genome shotgun sequence, the genomic stretch AGTTAGtagagtaaaaaataaaaactgaagcgTTTGAGTACAGCTTTAAGTGTATAAAGCATACACAGATTAAAATGGCGGCCAACCAAGGTAACATGTAGCTTACATACATTCAAACATATCTGCAAGTTGGTGAAAGAAAAGCAGGTTAAAATCGGAAGTTAAGCCCGACATACCATCAACATTAACGGGCAACATTAGTTGCCTCCAAAACGTACAATAGCTCATTAGCAGACAGTAGCTCGAGCTAGGCGAGCCGCTTAGCATCGCTGCCCAGTCTTACCTGCTGTTTAGTGGCGCGCTGGTTCTGGGTTTTGCTCCGCTGGTTGTTCTGCAGAGCTCCCAGGACGGTTCTGTTGGCCGCTGCTGCTTTGGGTGGATGGTTTTCATGGTTCTCGCTTGCAGCAGCTCGGGGTTTCAGCGAGCCTCTCAGTCTTGACAGCACATTCTCCTGGTTGTGATAGTCGCTAGCCGCGCTTCCCTGTCCTCTGTTAGCTCCTGACATGTTTCCCCCTCTCAAAACAAAAGCGGTCTAACTTGTGTCCCCGTTCACCCACCGAGATACTACAGCTGCTGTGAGCTCTTGCACGTAGGAGGacgtatgaaaaaaaaaatgcgttTGGTTTGGATCAAGAATGGACAGTTATAGAGGCTAGCATTAGCTGCTACCTTGCTGAGGAAGGTTGGAGAATCGCTCACGATCAAAACTAAAGTTGTTGAGATGGCAACGATACTCGGAACTGcggtgcaaaaaaaacaaagacaaaaacaaaagacgcACAGTTGACGGTAAAACAAGCTAGAGTACGTTTTAAAAAAAGGCGCTCTTAAGTCGCCATACTCGTGAGATCAGAAATGGGTAACCAACCTGCAGACAGGAGCGCTAGCCTCGGTCCATTTACCCAGAAACACGCAGAGGAAGATGCTTTCTCTCAGTTCAAGTAGCCCGCGAGGATTGAAACGGACCAATCACAGCGAGCGCAGGTAGTGACGTACGGGGTTGTACGGGCGCCGAAAGGGTACAACATTCACTTGATTGCAAATTCAAAACCGGTTTGTGACATTTGAATGTATGGACAGACGTTATGTGGCGAGAACAGCTGATCGACAGCGTAAACCTATACGGAGAGTTTAAACCCACTGTCATTTAACTTACTCATTTGTTCCTAAAACAGATTATTTGACATGGAAACATTGTTGGCAACTTACTTGCTGAAGTTATTTAGTGGCAATATGACTCACTTTTTAATCTCTTacttttaaacaaagaaatttCAAATTCTTTACTTTATCtataataacacaatataaatatgtattcaaATAGTTATTTAAAGGTACACAAGTATTATAAGGTGctataatactttattgattacctgcagcagctcagtggggctattttaacttttttttatttacacaatttATACACTGCTGCATGATTTAATCTAACCCTCATCCTACTGATTGGGGTACCAGCAGGCTCTTTTTGTAATATCTCACAggcactttattatttttaatgactttcaTGGATTCAAGTGCTGTTTAAAAATATAGACGTATTCAAAAGCACTCAGTTCTACCTATGCACTTAATAAGTTAGTACTTAATAGAGTTAACTATCGACTTCATGTTTGCCATGGGTCTTAATTTAAAGTGTCACACACCATCAGACGGGGTAGGGGCACTGTTAGCCACAGATTTCACCATGTGCTCTGCCGACCACCCTAGATACAGACGTaataatttatgatttattattgagCGTAATAGCATGTTGTGTCTTCAGAATTGGTCACGTTGCCATCAGTCTCTTGAAAAATGAATCCCACAATGGTGACAAATAAGCTCTAAGTTTTATTTCAAGAGGGGGAACTCACAGTTCTAGAATAAGTatgatataaaaacatacagtctGTGCTTTTAACTGGCTTGTATTCCGTCACTGAAATTTTCAAACCTCAACCAAGGCTTAGccactaataaaaaaacaaggaaactgCACTATTGTGACAACTTTATAGTGGTTTATTAATCACCACTCTCGTTTTTAAATGCTATCAAAAGacattatgaatatttaaatattgtacaCCATAGTTAGGACAAACAGTATCTACAGAACAGTATGGCAACATGAAAGACAATGCTAGGAGCTAACATAAAACAGAACTGCTGCatttacaatacaaaaataGCACAAATAAAGACATGTAATGAAATACCCTCTGATGTACATATCATCATACCTCATTAAAAAAGTTTAACAGAGAATTTAAGTCATAATTATCAAGTATCTCCAGCAATGAGGACACCTTGGTTTTCACATTCTGTCCTTTGAACTTGAATTTGTCAATGAAGAGGTCTGTGATCATTCctacaggagagaaaaagaaaaatataattagTTGCCAACAAGCTCTACTTCATAAAGTCAGGCTCATATAGAATAACTTTCCTtttgcaaatgtaaaaaaaaattattaaaaaaatgcaattataATACCGCACCATAAAGCCTCTCGAGGTGCGCTGGTTGCTTCTTGTACTCCTCGAGGAGATTAGCAGACTCATCCAAGATGTTGCGATACTCTGGGATGAGGAAGTCGGCATTCCCCTCGTGAACCTGAAGCTCCTACCAATCAGAGAGATCAGTGAGAAATGGTGAACACAATAATTTCCCCAAAAAAACCTGCCAACAGTCCTGAGACAGCTTTTAACCAAAGGTCAGCTTGTGGACGTACACAGTGAGGGTACTGAAACAGCTTCAGACTGACTTTTCCTGCAAGACAACACATTTAACCAACGCTTACTTTGAGTGCATCGATAAGCTGAACCTTTCTAGCCAACAACAACTGGTACTCCAGCTTTGGATGTATCATATTCAGGGTGTGGCTCACAGAGTCATCACTGAtatctggaaaaaacaaaaacaaaatgttttacagaATTTATGTAAAacttaacaaaaaagaaagaaaacaatgtcGGCAGATAGTGAAGTAATAATATACCTACCATATGAAATGTTGAGATTGATTTTCCTCTTGGTAGCTTCTTTAGACAGAACATCACTCAGTATGGAGATGGTAGAGATGTTGTCAGATCTGAAGTGACCCTCTCCTTTGCtaaaatcacaaaaagaaagattatGATTGATTCCATGTAGACTCTCACACAAATACCCACTGACAGTTTTAGATGaactgtgaaataaatataaaactccATTCCTACAAAAGTCTGATAGTGTACTAGTATTTACCAGTAGGTGGCTTCAAGCTGTGTCCCAAGAAAAGTGTTATGGAAATAGAAAGTGATGCTCTCTCCTGCTGGTGTTTTCTCAGGCACCTCCGGCAAACAGAAGACCACCCAGGAGTGGATCTCAGCAAAACTGAACTGTCCCATCAGGCTGAGCCTGTTCATGGGCCTGTTTGACAGAGCGAGGGGCACGGTAAGAGACAAAGATTAGTTCATAAAGTCAAAATCATGAATGAAAAACTCACAGATGATACCAATGTCAGATAGTTTTCATGTCACTGCTGTTAATGTATATGGTactataaaattaaaaatctaattctTATGACAAatgattcaaaacaaaaacatagctCTCAATAACCCACTGgcatttatttaagaaaaaatagAATCATTCTATTTTTTAACTGGTCTTTACCTGTCTTGGTCTATGCTGTGGGTCCGCTGGTGGAGGGACAGAGGTTTGATCTGGTACTGGCGGACCTGGCATGTCTTGGGTTGCAGTCTCGGGGTAATGTAAGCCTGCAAGGTCCCATACTGTCCCTCGATGGACCTCACCTTAGATAACATTTATTGGatgaaacacattatttttagCATCGCATCATTAAATAGTTTTAGCAAATAGAACGAGTGGCTGTTTGTGAATATGCAAAAGCTACATAATCCATACAACAGTTTTTACTTTGGGTGAAAAGATGAATTCACTCAGGTGaatactgtagtagtagtaacaaAATGCCACAGTAAGCAGAGTTTTGATGCAGGTGTTACCTTGAGCTCAAGTCTGGTAGTGTTAGCCTGACATCTGTATGTGGCCAGGAGGAAGTTCCCATTAGGCTGCTGGAAACAGAATAAGAGATTCAAGCCTCTGGGAACAGCAGCAGGTTCatgattttatgtttgtcttCAGAGCAAGAGGTTACACAGCTCACCTCTGAATCACATTCACTGAAACTGACAACAGCCGAGTTCTTATCCACATCCAGCAGGTCTATGGGGACGTCGCTCTGCATAGGAGATTCATCTATAGttatattttgcatgtttatgtCTGCAACATGGCACCAAGAGTGATGATCTAATCATTATTAAGCTTGTAACCACAGATTTATTTCATGAGCAGACCTGGAGCAGCAGATTGTCGATGGCAGTCTGCACCTCAAGAGTGAGGCTGTAGCTGGCATCGTCCTGGCAGAGGGTGAACTTGTCATTGATGCTGAACACGGGCACGGCAGAGACAGCTGTGCTCGACTGGGAGGTCTGCTGGTACTGCTCACGGCCCTGCAGGACTTtcacctgcagctgctccagctCTGCCCTGGAAGGGAACAATACGACACAACAGATCTGAGATCATACTTGAACCATTACATATTCAAatacattaaagcaacattatgtaacaatCTACCATAAAATgagagattttaaatcatgctgaTGCTAAACAACTGGCGAGAGCTTCACGAAATAGAAGTTGTTATACAATCATAACAATTACACGTGTACAGCTGCTACAACAGTGGTACTACACTCTGAAACTAGGGGTGCTACACACGGTCtctatgtaatgttgcttaaaaaaatatacaagaaCATACGTATAATACAAAAGCTGATACCTGAGTGCTTCTACTTTGGATTGGATCTCCTTACTCATCTTGACCTCATCACCAGGGCCAGCCTCAGCCTTCTGGGGCTCAGTGGTCAAACCAGTCACCCATCCTGAAGGAGGTAATGAGATTAATGCAGAATATGCTGTGCGAGTCAGATCTCAATCTActgcttcatttcttttttcaatgattgccatttctgtaaatagaaGCCCTAAATCTTACAGCACACTGGACCTCTACCTTACAAAGGAGTGGTTTTCAAGTACCCCATACTACATGTCAAACAGTGAAGAAGTTACTGTATCTCACTCGTAGTcgcactgtttttatttttttatctaacCTGTGTACGTGGCAGTCAGGACCTCATCACAGGACTCCTTCCCCACGCATCCACCCTGGATGGAAGTCACGCTCTCAGACAAAACCTAGAGTCAAGAAGGACATGAAACTCAATATAAATCATGGAATACAAATAATGACATTGACTTGTCCATCTAAGGAAAAGTCAGCAAGGTATCAATATTAACACAATAATACTATAATCTTATAAAAATGTATGCTATTATTTACTtataataagtaaataatattataagtAACAATATTACTTTCATAAAATGGAGCTTAACAGTATGAATGCAAAATAGTTTAGCTgcatttcaaaaaaataaataaaattgaatctgTGTCTAAACATTACGATAAACTGGGTAATCTGAGTGGACAGATTGAAGCTTTTCTAGACAGTGTGATTCATCTGCATTTGAGTTTGGAGTAAATCGGATGTATGAGCAAACTATCCACATTTATTGAGTTTTACAGGGTATGCACGCACATGCTCAAAGCGTAATGTGGGCTCGCTGGCGCTGTCAAAACCATAGACCTCAACTGTCCCATCGTCCCTTCCCACCAGGATGTCGCTCACTCCGTCTCCAATGATATCGTACGTGTCAATACACAGAATTCCTGATGGGAAGAGGAAGTGTATGATGTTGAAGCATTCTCAAAATGATGACAACATACAATATTTGAACTATGATATAACCTTGTTATTCACTGTTAGGGTTTCTTAAACTAGTTCATCCAACAAATGCGTGATTTGCATTCAGCTGgtcaaaacatgtaaaactcTGGTATACTCATGTTAACAACATACCtcctttctttttgtcattatCAACTTCCCATTTGGTTGCAGCTGAATTCTCACCGATCTGGACCAATCCTATTTTACCATCTGTAGTTCCGTAGAGGATTTCCTCTCCTGTAGTAAATCATGGACATTATATTTGATCTGTTCAATTTAAAGCAgtcttatgttttattgttctagttcacagcacacagagaggTTAACTTGCCTCCATCTTTGTTGTACAGTTCCAAGACAGATGGAGGACCAGGGACTTCAATGTCATAGGCAAGTTCAGATCCCTacacaataaaaagataatacagaataataataataataataataataataataataataataattgtatgaGGTGGAACAACTTACTGCATCAAAATCAGACCATTAAATATGATCTCAATATACCTGCAAGACTCTGAGAACTCGATCTTGGCACGCCAAGACCGGGACAAGGCGAGTCAGGTTTTCTGAGGACAAACATATAATATCATTGATTTTGTCTCCAGAGAGGTAGTAGTCCTGGTCCTTGCAGTCGCAGTAGTGGTTGAAGATGTAActtgcacacacaaaaaggtcAGCGCCTAAGACATGCCTGTAAAAGAGAACACCACTCAGTACAGTGTAAAAATCACACAGCTCTGCATGAGTCAGTCGAGCAGTGAATGTGAATCCAAAAGGGCAGAAGTGGTTCCTACATTGCGTTAATGCTCTCTGTGAGGTTGGCTTCAAATGTGAGGAACTGTTTGCCCTTTTTGGTGAATCCTCGGACCTGagaaccagaacaaacaaagatCTTCTCCTGTGGCGTTCCCAAAGCTCCTCCAAGGTCCATTCTGCTTATTTTCTGTCCTGGAAGTGTTTTAAACACAGGctggaacaaaaagagacacatttctTGCCTTCAGAaactaaaaaatgaaacacattaaGATCCAACTGGCTGTATGTTAAGGAAAAGAAAACTTTGAACCAGGACACACACCACGGCTTCTCCTTTCTTCATCCCAAAACACGTCAGGATACCATCATGATCAGCAATAGCAACCTGAAACAGAGATAGCAACAAAGAACCATGTTGCTGGAGTATGAAACTATTTCATTCAAAGACAATACACTGATCCAAGTCTTTGTTAGTGGTATAGAAATTTAACTATACCTTTTGGGTTGCTTTTTTCCCCAATGCTGGAAGCAGCCTCATAGTTTTCTGGGATGTAACACCAACCTGTGAGAACAAAGCAGAGGAAACATTAGTAAGATAAACGTTACATGAAAGAAACAACCTGTAACATTCAGTGAAAGTTTAAAACTCCTTACCTGCATGTAATCAACTCGATTTAGGTGgatctccatcttcttctttcttcactgGATGTCTTATTTTAGGAGGAAAACAGGTTGTCCGCTCATAAAACCGCAGGGATCATTAGTTGCAGTTCACTTCAGCCAAAATCCATCCGAGTTACAGGACGGCAACAACGGTGAAGTGAGACTGGGATTAACTATCCGAGGCAAGGAGATTAGCTCGacgtgctaacgttagccagccGGATAATTGGCTAACACGACTTATTAGCACGCCAACTGTCTGCTTTAGTGAACAGATATGAGCTGTGTGAACATCCACCGAGACACCTGAAGGGAGTCACTGTCTGTACACGCTGTGATACGGAACCAAACTTCCCCGTTTAACGCGAATGTTAGGCAGAAACGCCCTATGCAACGCTTGACAACCAGAACCAGGCAAACGCGTTGCCAATAGCAACGCTGAACAGCCGGAAACAAGCGGTAACGCCATTGGATGGGATGGAACGTCAGAAATTGAAACTGTGTTCTGATTGGGTGACTCGTATCGACAACCCGATTGGCACAAACTCCCGGCTCTGACGTGTCATGCGTAACGTTTTCCCAGTGACAGTGCGAGGTACACCTGTACAGTTTAATGTGTGTAACCTATCACTGGCGTCATAGTTAACGTCCCTATTTAAATACATGACAGGGGGGCAGATTATTATAAGCCCCTctgaatataatgcagtccaggaaaacacaaacactatgACATCAGTGCTgcaataaaatcaaattcaCTCCATGACTGTGACATTATGGGCGTCATAAAAGCTGAACATTTGTACTGGATTAAATTGGATTGTTAAGGTATATTTAATAAGCTTCTATATTGTGTTAAATGCTTTATACTACATCATGACCAATTATAGGTAAGTGATCTTAGTTAAAGTTGTTTGGGAAGACGATTTCGATTGAGAGAAGAAACTTGTCCAGTCAGAGGTTATGAACACAGTCATCAtagacaaaaatgtatttaacatcTATGGATAGGTGACAATGGTTGATTATTTGTCTGTTCATTATAAGTCAAAGATCAACTATACTATAGTAGTTCAAGCAAATTATGAGCACAAAACCACACTGctgttctttattattttattgatttaattaagaGATCATTCTATTCTTGTCATAAAAATGTGGTGTGTCTGGAGGCAAATCAACCCTTGGAacgtggcagacataaaaaaaaacaacctgaacATGCATTAAGCAAGAAAATTACAAAGCAACAAATGACTGGAGCAAATTCAAAACAGTTTAAACTGAGAGATGAGGTCGCAATGCATATAGAAACATGACATGCACTGTGTGATGAACTTCAAATCTGAATCCTACAGCAAAATGTCTGATACCTTAAAATATTCTATAAAATACAGCAGATATCTTGTTTCTCCATTCAACACCCATTCTGACATCATACCTACAGAGATTGTGCATGTTGTTAGACGAGTGAGTTGATGGCATTGATAGAATACGTTAAAGTTAGGCATTTAGACAAATCAGAGCATCAGATGgacataaaaaagaaactggACTGGGTAGAAACTGCAGGCAAACTCCATGCTCCATCCATCCAAGTACAAcatgattatttaaaaaaggacattttaattatgtataaGCTTATTTTTATTACTAAGTTCTAAATTCAGAATGTTAATTTCATCATAGAATAAGAAAtcttcatgaataaataagagGAAAATAATAACAGGCgatacagaacacagaacatgtCTGCTGTGCTCCAATCAGTCAACGCAACAAAGTGAGGGGTGTCCACTGCTTGAATGAGGTCACATTAagaagatgagaaaagaaaTATCACCTTGAGACTTCAGTGCATTACTGGCTGATCTTCAACTGTACCCAAATATACAGAGAAGTTGGAGCACAGACTGTAAAGTTGACATTCAAAAAACAGTTCCTTCCGTTGATGGCAATGTCTGTCCCCATCAAAGTTTAAGTCACATCCTAAATGGTGGGAGgacaaaacataaagaaaacaaaaaactttatgTACCACGCTCAGACCCCCGTGGGGGCGAGGCGGCTAATGAAGGCAATACTGCTGAGGCACATCCTCCTGAAGAAGACGGGGCAGGCAGGCTTCATGATGAAGTGCTCCAGAAGAATCCGCAGCTCTGTGAACAAGGTGCTGGGGTGGAAATACATTAGTTTAGTACTTAACTCTGACAACGCCGTaaaactttttcatttctgaaTAGAAGTAAATGGTATATCATCTGAATATATTACTCTACAATCAACAAGTGAAGGACCTCTATTTAAATTATCGTACATAAACATTTCAAGCAAAAAGCTCAAGCTTTCTAAGctactgacatttttaaattagttttatattaaaatctttgtagttttacatCGATTCAGGGAAAAGAATCACATTCTAGACTGCACAATCTGAATGTTCTCTCCTTGTACTACAGAATGCTCTGTCCGGCTGCAGCAGTTATGTTCTGATGTTTCTGCACTCCAGACAACATACATGTATGTAATAGAGCCCGATCAAAACTAGATTTGTTGTAGTTGAAAAGTAAACACTTCGCCTCATGAACAAACAATATAACTGCAACACAAGTTCAAACAGATCTCTTATTTCTATACTGAGATTTCCTGTAATCCTCACATTGTTATACTGTACAGAAGATGAACTAATGCTGGTTGAACATTAGAACAGCGTTGTATTATTGAACATCTTACCGGCAGTATGGGTTTCTTCTGGATGTGTAGCGCAGAGTGAGGAATCGATAGTAAATGAATGGCAGCAGCAAGCTCCCCTGGCCACTGTGAAGAAGACATGACGTGAATAAGTGAAAAGCGACACTACACATGTGGATTGTTCAATGTTTTGATAATAAACTATGACAAGAAcaataatattttgtttctattaaACACAATTTGTTCAGCACTTTTCAAAACACTGTTATTATAAATCTAACCTGCACTAACAAATAATGGAAACCATGTATAATCTCATACAATCCAATACAATACTATCTGGCCTGTTTGTGGGTTGCTCTGTGAGATACTTTAAAAGTTTGCATATGAAAATGATCTGTGTGAGTTGGCACATGCTTAAAGATCAGATAGAATTCAAAAAGACTGAGTTATGTAGATAATTTGGTAACCTGGACTTACACGTTTGCATTTTCATGCGCTTTTAGAAAAccggtgtgttttgtttgctcatGATCTGTTCCAACTGTTTTAGGCAACGTAACATTTTAGAAACTGAGGACTGAAACTTAAAGAGTAGTGTAGTGACATTCcaatgcaataaataaaatattagcGTGAGGATCTCTTgacaaaaaagtgaaaaacacttGTGAGTCATGCACTTACCTGAAGAGCATGAAAACAGTGGCTGGCATAAGGAAGATCTCGTTGCAGGCGATGAACTTCAGGATGTTCTGCTGATTGGCTGTAAGCTTGTCCAGGAGGTTTCTAATAAACATCAGGCTGCTGGGGCCCACAGACTGCAAAGAAAGATTCAAAACATCAGAAGCTGACAACAAAGCTGCAGTAACAAAGTTTTCAGCAAGGCAGAATTTAGAAGATGTATAGATACAGAGAAGTAAATGTGCAGGTAATCACATTATCAATCATCAGCTTTATTAGATTTTGGGGCTCTGAgcaatggatggatgattgaGTAGATAATTAAAATGCCATTAGGTTGGTGGcgatttttttccccacctggAGGTTAAACAATGTTCAGCAAAAGGCTTTCTGCCATACATTTTTAACTAACTACATTAAAAGTCACAGCAGGTGGCTGCTGCCAGATACTCACATCAAGGACTTTCTTTGTGTAGGTAGTTGCATGAAGCAGGGAGAAAAGGAAGACTGGGAAGATGCTCACTGGACACAAATGTTAAGGACCAACATCAAATGACAGATAGTGAACCTTCAGAGAAATCACTGCAGTTATACTGACCCTATAATGAtgtgatattaaatatttgaatggttAAAATCATGCTGAAGCATCGGTGATACGTTGAATCTTCTTCAAGGTTCCAGTGCAACACATCATGCACTTTCATGTGATACTAATCAGAACCACCAAACACTGAGTGCTCCCATGATGTGGGAACAGGACGGCACAGAAACCCGACATAAACTCTCTTTGTAGCTGCACACAAAGTGATGAAGTAGTGTTTTTCTTAGTTAGACAATAATCACGTGAAAGGATACTTGTGATGGGGTAGGAGTTGACCAGGATGAGTGAGTACAGCAGGTAATGGCAGCTGTCTTCCTGGAGAGCCTGGGCCAGGAAAGCTCTGCTCAGCTGAAAACGCGGAAGCCGTTGATGCAACCGAAGGGCACTGGTGAGGGCGTTCGCTAACAAGGCTCGCTGATAGAAGTTAGCTGCTGCATAGGGTCTGAAATACACAGAGGACACAAACATTCTGACATCTATTCAGGCTGGGAATAAGGCCAGTCTTAGTGTAAAACACTGTCAACGAGTGAACTCACCCCAGAATCGGTAGAATAAACATTACGGAGCAGTAGACAGTGAAGAGTCGTGAAAGCCACATTGCAGTTTCCAGcttgttgctttttaaaaattgcTGCGGAAGAAAGAAAAACGTACGCACATCAAGCTTCAGAACCTGCTCCATCACTTACAATATAACACCATGGGAGAATGATGTATGTATTTTGGGTGTTAGCCGGAATGACCTGCTGTTTTAGCATTCAGgcatctgaaatgacaggatGGCTCTACGCTTTTCTCGTGTATACTGAAATCGGATTTGCCGTGGGGGCTCAGACC encodes the following:
- the bbs7 gene encoding BBSome complex member BBS7 translates to MEIHLNRVDYMQVGVTSQKTMRLLPALGKKATQKVAIADHDGILTCFGMKKGEAVPVFKTLPGQKISRMDLGGALGTPQEKIFVCSGSQVRGFTKKGKQFLTFEANLTESINAMHVLGADLFVCASYIFNHYCDCKDQDYYLSGDKINDIICLSSENLTRLVPVLACQDRVLRVLQGSELAYDIEVPGPPSVLELYNKDGGEEILYGTTDGKIGLVQIGENSAATKWEVDNDKKKGGILCIDTYDIIGDGVSDILVGRDDGTVEVYGFDSASEPTLRFEHVLSESVTSIQGGCVGKESCDEVLTATYTGWVTGLTTEPQKAEAGPGDEVKMSKEIQSKVEALRAELEQLQVKVLQGREQYQQTSQSSTAVSAVPVFSINDKFTLCQDDASYSLTLEVQTAIDNLLLQSDVPIDLLDVDKNSAVVSFSECDSEQPNGNFLLATYRCQANTTRLELKVRSIEGQYGTLQAYITPRLQPKTCQVRQYQIKPLSLHQRTHSIDQDRPMNRLSLMGQFSFAEIHSWVVFCLPEVPEKTPAGESITFYFHNTFLGTQLEATYCKGEGHFRSDNISTISILSDVLSKEATKRKINLNISYDISDDSVSHTLNMIHPKLEYQLLLARKVQLIDALKELQVHEGNADFLIPEYRNILDESANLLEEYKKQPAHLERLYGMITDLFIDKFKFKGQNVKTKVSSLLEILDNYDLNSLLNFFNEV
- the tmem33 gene encoding transmembrane protein 33 codes for the protein MADTNQQSPPQLGPVQFLKSNKLETAMWLSRLFTVYCSVMFILPILGPYAAANFYQRALLANALTSALRLHQRLPRFQLSRAFLAQALQEDSCHYLLYSLILVNSYPITMSIFPVFLFSLLHATTYTKKVLDSVGPSSLMFIRNLLDKLTANQQNILKFIACNEIFLMPATVFMLFSGQGSLLLPFIYYRFLTLRYTSRRNPYCRTLFTELRILLEHFIMKPACPVFFRRMCLSSIAFISRLAPTGV